The following coding sequences lie in one Equus asinus isolate D_3611 breed Donkey chromosome 1, EquAss-T2T_v2, whole genome shotgun sequence genomic window:
- the NACAD gene encoding NAC-alpha domain-containing protein 1 produces the protein MPGEAARAELLLPEAGGPGPRTDLSCDAAAATTPRGDQLEHCALTPGPSALALTFLPNKPGARPPPEGASWDAGPGTPSAWAVPTEGGPSPGPPEVRPAEGPLLATLEPRIVMGEETHRAPPLSRAALPELRDWEGGHASLNPPPELCSQGDPPVPFPALDPDSYFTPPSTPTETASALLPSAGPCRDARDAQAEPGGSPPASPPASPPASPSGSYITADGDSWASSPSCSLSLLSPAEGLDVPSGWGFSPLGSMADEQELPPAGPPGSLSSESSLSADSSSSWGQEGHFFELDFLANDPMIPAALLPFRGSLIFEVEAVEVTPLPPEGEEEEQEEEQEGEQEEEAPAPGGDLAGEGEDDSTFASSLQSLSDLSITEGMDEAFAFRDDTSAASSDPDSASYTGADDERLYSGEPHAQPTALLQNSPGEALSWGPECAPGVLEGEASHATESQETAAEIAGAEPALGQASTAAVAPHAPQEGPGLTGLTPQALGKEADSTAGPGPVATATPQPLQEGDDATLGLEPRTAQGVAGFLPSPDSPQDLKEEAGQGPAAAASPEPQPGEVDLATPLPLQDAGLPSGQGPAAAASYQALQTDASCLPGTEPMATSARREGDKALRLRPAPDDRDAGHTGSPEPPALDQAQQGSPEQAADAEIPWASQEDAGCLSPATEAPDPAEPDTEAPDISKSASEGLDTPKHDKEVLGTPKPASEGLDSPEHDKEVLDTPGPASEALDTPEHDKEVLGTPKPASEGLDTPEHDKEVLGTPEPVSEHLDTTEHDKEVLDTPEPASEGLDSPKHDKEVLDTPRPASEGLDTPKHDKEVLDTPGPASEGLDSPEHDKEVRDTPEPASEGLDTPEHDREVLGTHEHDKEALGTPKPASEGLDTPEHDKEVLDTPEPASEGLDTPEHDKEVLGTHEHDKEALGTPKPASEGLDTPEHDKEVLDTPEPASEGLDTPKHDKEVLGTPKPASEALDTPEHDREVLGTPEHNKEALGTPKPASEGLDSPECDKEVLDTPKPASEGLDTPKHDKEVLDTPEPASEGLDTPKHDKEVLDTPEPASEGLDTPEHDKEVLGTPEHDEEALGTPKPASEGLDTPKHDKEVLDTPEPASEGLDTPKHDKEVLGTPKPASEALDTPEHDREVLGTPEHNKEALGTPKPASEGLDSPECDKEVLDTPKPASEGLDTPKHDKEVLDTPEPASEGLDTPKHDKEVLDTPEPASEGLDTPEHDKEVLGTPEHDEEALGTPKPASEGLDTPKHDKEVLDTPEPASEGLDTPKHDKEVLDTPEPASEGLDTPEHDKEVLGIPEHDEEALGTPKPASERLDTPEHDTESLDTPEHDTEGLDIPEPDIEALGTPEPASKGLDIPERDTEALSTPKSATESSDTPMPETEALDTSEPATEALDTPEPDTEALDTPKSAMEALDTPQPDTEALDTPEPAMEILDTPKSAIEALDTPEPDTETLDTPKSAMEALDTPKPATEALDTPKSATEGLDTPKHDKEGLATPRSAMESWDTPEPDSEALDTPKPDMEALGTPKSATEGLDNPEPDMEALGIPKSAMKGPDTPEPDMEALDTSEPATEALDTPDHDMEALGTPKSAMEGPDTPESDVDILGTPEPEMEALDTPKPDVDILDTPEPDMEVLDSPEPDMEALATPLPETEALDTPEPDTEGPDTPKPDTEGLHTPKPITEARDTPEPDTEGLETPEPAMDTPAMEARDIPEPDTEAGDTPKPATEALETPKLDMEALDTPEPDTEALDIPEPATKALDTPEPDTETLDTPEPATKALDTPEPDTETLDTPEPDSKALDTPEPATKALDTPEPDTEALDTPEPDMETLDTPERATKALDTPEPDTAALDTPEPDMETLETPEHATKALDTPEPDTEALDTPEPDMETLDTPEPATKALDTPEPDTEALDTTEPATEAPDTPEPPTKGLDTPEPDTETLDTPEPATEALDTPERASSGKEVAEDVLVPEWRACPDAGVHTGGGAEPHLLPKEAQGAKNQWSGGLKPRPQGAGKAPRSSSPEGCPAACPEVSQAQPPSPVEEGRATPEPRLPGAVASEAWLGSCAEPPLRAVPRLGEGYPKEPAPTSPPPSWQPEPVLSLGSSQRAQAAPRIPGPFPPQSLESPTGGLPRAPQDSILGSEPSAAGVLVEAAPPPMALPGPCPCQGPREDSMEGEEPPGSPSLPSPKAGAQRAVAAFSGTTNLQGAGQRVTLPPHAPLLSPKAASKRGSHAKDLASQLSPPCQVPPGSGPWSPAGPRGLPATEHQDDQDSLEEDSPRAPGSGQHSDSHGESSAELEENFSGPQSAQCPAQAAAGSGSEETVAKAKQSRSEKKARKAMSKLGLRQIQGVTRITIQKSKNILFVIAKPDVFKSPASDTYVVFGEAKIEDLSQQVHRAAAEKFKVPAEPSALVPESAPGPHVRPCEEEEGDEEEEEVDEAGLELRDIELVMAQANVSRAKAVRALRDNQSDIVNAIMELTM, from the exons ATCTGTCCTGCGATGCAGCTGCGGCCACCACCCCGAGAGGGGACCAGCTGGAGCACTGTGCCCTGACCCCCGGGCCCAGTGCCCTGGCCCTCACGTTCCTGCCCAACAAGCCAGGAGCCAGGCCCCCACCAGAGGGAGCCAGCTGGGATGCAGGACCGGGCACCCCCTCAGCCTGGGCAGTCCCCACGGAAGGcggccccagcccagggccccccGAGGTTCGACCTGCCGAGGGTCCTCTCCTAGCCACCCTGGAGCCCCGGATTGTGATGGGCGAGGAGACGCACCGCGCACCCCCACTGTCCAGGGCAGCCCTGCCAGAACTCAGGGACTGGGAGGGTGGGCACGCCAGCCTGAACCCACCCCCCGAGTTGTGTTCTCAGGGTGACCCTCCTGTGCCTTTCCCTGCTCTGGACCCTGACTCCTACTTCacacctccctccacccccaccgagacagcctctgccctgctccccagCGCTGGGCCCTGCAGGGACGCCCGGGATGCCCAGGCTGAGCCAGGGGGCTCACCACCTGCCTCGCCACCTGCCTCACCACCGGCCTCGCCCTCAGGCTCCTACATCACAGCGGATGGGGACAGCTGGGCCTCGTCCCCATCCTGCTCCCTGAGCCTGCTGTCCCCGGCTGAGGGGCTGGACGTCCCCTCGGGCTGGGGCTTCTCCCCGCTGGGGTCCATGGCGGACGAGCAGGAGCTGCCCCCTGCTGGGCCCCCGGGCTCCCTGTCCTCAGAGTCCAGCCTCTCGGCAGACAGCAGCTCTTCCTGGGGCCAGGAGGGCCACTTCTTCGAGCTGGACTTCCTGGCCAACGACCCAATGATCCCCGCCGCCCTCCTGCCCTTCCGGGGCAGCCTGATCTTCGAGGTGGAGGCAGTAGAGGTGACACCGCTGCCCCccgagggagaggaggaggaacaagaggaagaacaggagggggaacaggaggaggaggcCCCTGCCCCTGGAGGGGACCTGGCCGGGGAGGGCGAGGACGACAGCACTTTTGCCTCCTCCCTGCAGTCGCTGTCTGACCTCTCCATTACTGAGGGCATGGATGAGGCCTTTGCCTTCCGAGACGACACCTCGGCAGCCTCCTCTGACCCCGACTCGGCTTCCTACACAGGGGCAGATGACGAGAGGCTGTACAGCGGAGAGCCCCACGCCCAGCCCACCGCTCTGCTCCAGAACAGCCCTGGCGAGGCCCTGTCCTGGGGCCCGGAGTGCGCTCCTGGGGTCTTGGAGGGAGAGGCCAGCCATGCCACTGAGAGCCAGGAAACTGCTGCTGAAATAGCTGGGGCGGAGCCCGCTTTAGGCCAGGCATCCACTGCGGCTGTGGCCCCGCACGCCCCACAGGAAGGCCCTGGCCTCACCGGGCTGACCCCTCAGGCCCTGGGGAAAGAGGCAGATTCCACTGCAGGACCAGGGCCTGTCGCCACAGCCACACCTCAGCCCCTGCAGGAGGGAGACGATGCCACCTTAGGCCTGGAGCCTCGGACTGCACAGGGCGTGGCGGGTTTCCTGCCAAGCCCAGACTCTCCGCAGGATTTGAAGGAGGAAGCGGGCCAGGGGCCTGCTGCTGCAGCCAGCCCTGAGCCACAGCCTGGAGAAGTGGACCTGGCCACACCCCTGCCCCTGCAGGATGCAGGCCTCCCCTCAGGCCAGGGGCCTGCTGCTGCGGCCAGCTATCAGGCCCTGCAGACAGATGCAAGCTGCCTCCCAGGGACTGAGCCCATGGCAACCTCGGCCCGGCGGGAAGGAGACAAGGCCTTGAGACTGAGGCCAGCACCTGACGATAGGGACGCAGGCCACACTGGAAGCCCAGAGCCTCCAGCCTTGGACCAGGCCCAACAGGGCAGCCCAGAGCAAGCTGCAGATGCTGAAATACCCTGGGCCTCACAGGAAGATGCGGGCTGCCTCAGTCCTGCCACAGAGGCCCCAGACCCTGCTGAGCCTGACACAGAAGCCCCAGACATCTCCAAATCTGCCTCAGAGGGCCTGGACACCCCCAAGCATGACAAGGAGGTCCTGGGCACCCCCAAGCCTGCCTCAGAAGGCCTGGACAGCCCGGAGCATGACAAGGAGGTCCTGGACACCCCCGGGCCTGCCTCAGAGGCCCTGGACACCCCCGAGCATGACAAGGAGGTCCTGGGTACCCCCAAGCCTGCCTCAGAAGGCCTGGACACCCCCGAGCATGACAAGGAGGTCCTGGGTACCCCCGAGCCTGTCTCAGAGCACCTGGACACCACTGAACATGACAAGGAGGTCCTGGACACCCCTGAGCCTGCCTCAGAGGGCCTGGACAGCCCCAAGCATGACAAGGAGGTCCTGGACACCCCCAGGCCTGCCTCAGAAGGCCTGGACACCCCCAAGCATGACAAGGAGGTCCTGGACACCCCAGGGCCTGCCTCAGAGGGTCTGGACAGCCCCGAACATGACAAGGAGGTCCGGGACACCCCTGAGCCTGCCTCAGAGGGCCTGGACACCCCTGAACATGACAGGGAAGTCCTGGGCACCCATGAGCATGATAAGGAGGCCCTGGGTACCCCCAAGCCTGCCTCAGAGGGTCTGGACACCCCTGAACATGACAAGGAGGTCCTGGACACCCCCGAGCCTGCCTCAGAGGGCCTGGACACCCCTGAACATGACAAGGAGGTCCTGGGCACCCATGAGCATGATAAGGAGGCCCTGGGTACTCCCAAGCCTGCCTCAGAGGGTCTGGACACCCCCGAACATGACAAGGAGGTCCTGGACACCCCCGAGCCTGCCTCAGAGGGCCTGGACACCCCCAAGCATGACAAGGAGGTCCTGGGCACCCCCAAGCCTGCCTCAGAGGCCTTGGACACCCCCGAACATGACAGGGAAGTCCTGGGCACCCCTGAGCACAATAAGGAGGCCCTGGGTACCCCCAAGCCTGCCTCAGAGGGCCTGGACAGCCCTGAGTGTGACAAGGAGGTCCTGGACACCCCCAAGCCTGCCTCAGAGGGCCTGGACACCCCCAAGCATGACAAGGAGGTCCTGGACACCCCCGAGCCTGCCTCAGAGGGCCTGGACACCCCCAAGCATGACAAGGAGGTCCTGGACACCCCCGAGCCTGCCTCAGAGGGCCTGGACACCCCCGAACATGACAAGGAAGTCCTGGGCACCCCTGAGCATGATGAGGAAGCCCTGGGTACCCCCAAGCCTGCCTCAGAGGGCCTGGACACCCCCAAGCATGACAAGGAGGTCCTGGACACCCCCGAGCCTGCCTCAGAGGGCCTGGACACCCCCAAGCATGACAAGGAGGTCCTGGGCACCCCCAAGCCTGCCTCAGAGGCCTTGGACACCCCCGAACATGACAGGGAAGTCCTGGGCACCCCTGAGCACAATAAGGAGGCCCTGGGTACCCCCAAGCCTGCCTCAGAGGGCCTGGACAGCCCTGAGTGTGACAAGGAGGTCCTGGACACCCCCAAGCCTGCCTCAGAGGGCCTGGACACCCCCAAGCATGACAAGGAGGTCCTGGACACCCCCGAGCCTGCCTCAGAGGGCCTGGACACCCCCAAGCATGACAAGGAGGTCCTGGACACCCCCGAGCCTGCCTCAGAGGGCCTGGACACCCCCGAACATGACAAGGAAGTCCTGGGCACCCCTGAGCATGATGAGGAAGCCCTGGGTACCCCCAAGCCTGCCTCAGAGGGCCTGGACACCCCCAAACATGACAAGGAGGTCCTGGACACCCCCGAGCCTGCCTCAGAGGGCCTGGACACCCCCAAGCATGACAAGGAGGTCCTGGACACCCCCGAGCCTGCCTCAGAGGGCCTGGACACCCCCGAACATGACAAGGAAGTCCTGGGCATCCCTGAGCATGATGAGGAAGCCCTGGGTACCCCCAAGCCTGCCTCAGAGCGTCTGGACACCCCTGAGCATGACACAGAGAGTCTGGATACCCCTGAGCATGACACAGAGGGCCTGGACATCCCTGAGCCTGACATAGAGGCCCTTGGAACCCCTGAGCCTGCCTCAAAGGGCCTGGACATCCCAGAGCGTGACACGGAGGCCCTGAGCACCCCCAAGTCTGCCACAGAGAGCTCGGACACACCCATGCCTGAGACCGAGGCCCTGGACACCTCTGAACCTGCCACGGAGGCCCTGGACACCCCTGAGCCTGACACAGAGGCCCTGGACACCCCCAAATCTGCTATGGAGGCCCTGGACACCCCCCAGCCTGACACAGAGGCCCTGGACACCCCTGAGCCTGCCATGGAGATCCTGGACACCCCCAAATCTGCTATAGAGGCCCTGGACACCCCTGAGCCTGACACGGAGACCCTGGACACCCCCAAATCTGCCATGGAGGCCCTGGACACGCCCAAGCCTGCCACAGAGGCCCTGGACACCCCCAAATCTGCTACAGAGGGCCTGGACACCCCTAAGCATGACAAGGAGGGCCTGGCCACGCCCAGGTCTGCCATGGAGAGTTGGGATACCCCTGAGCCTGACTCGGAGGCTCTGGACACCCCCAAGCCTGACATGGAGGCCCTGGGAACCCCCAAGTCTGCCACGGAGGGCCTGGACAACCCCGAGCCTGACATGGAGGCCCTGGGCATCCCCAAGTCTGCCATGAAGGGCCCGGACACCCCCGAGCCTGACATGGAGGCCCTGGACACCTCTGAGCCTGCCACGGAGGCCCTGGACACCCCTGACCATGACATGGAGGCTCTGGGCACCCCCAAGTCTGCCATGGAGGGCCCGGACACCCCCGAGTCTGATGTGGACATCCTGGGCACCCCCGAGCCTGAAATGGAGGCCCTGGACACCCCCAAGCCTGACGTGGACATCCTGGACACCCCTGAGCCTGACATGGAGGTCCTGGACTCCCCTGAGCCTGACATGGAGGCCCTGGCAACGCCCCTGCCTGAGACGGAGGCCCTGGACACCCCTGAGCCTGACACAGAGGGACCGGACACCCCCAAACCTGACACGGAGGGCCTGCACACTCCCAAGCCTATCACAGAAGCCAGGGACACCCCTGAACCTGACACAGAGGGCTTGGAGACCCCCGAGCCTGCCATGGACACCCCTGCCATGGAAGCCAGGGACATCCCCGAGCCTGACACAGAGGCCGGGGACACCCCCAAACCTGCCACGGAGGCCCTGGAGACCCCTAAGCTTGACATGGAGGCTCTGGACACCCCTGAGCCCGACACAGAGGCCCTGGACATCCCTGAGCCTGCCACAAAGGCCCTGGACACCCCTGAGCCTGACACGGAGACCCTGGACACCCCCGAGCCTGCCACAAAGGCCCTGGACACCCCTGAGCCCGACACGGAGACCCTGGACACCCCTGAGCCTGACTCGAAGGCCCTGGACACCCCTGAACCTGCCACGAAGGCCCTGGACACCCCTGAGCCCGACACGGAGGCCCTGGACACCCCTGAGCCTGACATGGAGACCCTGGACACCCCCGAGCGTGCCACGAAGGCTCTGGACACCCCTGAGCCCGACACGGCGGCCCTGGACACCCCTGAGCCTGACATGGAGACCCTGGAAACCCCCGAGCATGCCACGAAGGCCCTGGACACCCCTGAGCCCGACACGGAGGCCCTGGACACCCCTGAGCCCGACATGGAGACCCTGGACACCCCCGAGCCTGCCACGAAGGCCCTGGACACCCCAGAGCCCGACACGGAGGCCCTGGACACGACTGAGCCTGCCACGGAGGCCCCAGACACCCCTGAGCCTCCCACGAAGGGCCTGGACACCCCTGAGCCTGACACGGAGACTCTGGACACCCCCGAGCCTGCCACGGAGGCCCTGGACACCCCTGAGCGTGCCTCCAGTGGAAAGGAAGTAGCTGAGGATGTGTTGGTGCCCGAGTGGAGAGCCTGTCCTGATGCCGGCGTGCACACTGGTGGTGGAGCTGAGCCCCACTTGCTGCCAAAGGAGGCCCAGGGGGCCAAGAACCAGTGGAGTGGAGGCCTTAAGCCAAGGCCGCAGGGTGCCGGGAAGGCTCCCAGGAGCAGCAGCCCAGAGGGGTGTCCTGCTGCCTGCCCCGAGGTCAGCCAGGCACAGCCCCCAAGCCCagtggaggagggaagggccaCCCCGGAGCCCCGGCTTCCAGGGGCTGTGGCCTCAGAGGCCTGGCTGGGCTCCTGTGCAGAGCCTCCATTGAGGGCTGTGCCCAGGCTGGGTGAGGGCTACCCCAAAGAGCCTGCCCCCacatccccacctccctcctggcAGCCAGAGCCTGTTCTGAGCCTGGGCAGTAGCCAGCGGGCCCAGGCAGCACCCAGAATCCCCGGCCCCTTCCCACCACAGTCCCTAGAAAGCCCCACGGGGGGCCTGCCCAGGGCGCCCCAGGACAGTATCCTGGGCTCTGAGCCCTCTGCTGCTGGTGTCCTCGTGGAGGCAGCCCCGCCTCCCATGGCgctccctggcccctgcccttGTCAGGGCCCCCGGGAAGACTCAATGGAGGGTGAGGAGCCCCCGGGCTCTCCAAGCCTCCCATCCCCCAAGGCAGGAGCCCAGCGGGCGGTGGCTGCCTTCTCAGGAACCACAAACCTCCAGGGGGCCGGACAGCGAGTCACCCTCCCGCCCCACGCCCCCCTTCTCAGCCCCAAGGCAGCCTCCAAGAGGGGCAGCCATGCCAAAGACCTGGCCTCACAGCTCTCACCCCCCTGCCAAGTGCCTCCTGGCTCTGGGCCCTGGAGCCCAGCCGGCCCTCGAGGGCTCCCAGCTACCGAGCATCAGGACGACCAGGACAGCCTGGAGGAAG ACTCACCACGAGCACCGGGCTCAGGCCAGCACTCAGACAGCCACGGGGAGTCATCAGCCGAGCTGGAGGAGAACTTCTCAGGACCGCAGAGTGCGCAGTGCCCGGCCCAG GCTGCAGCGGGCAGTGGCAGCGAGGAGACCGTCGCCAAAGCCAAGCAGAGTCGCAGTGAGAAGAAGGCCCGAAag GCAATGTCCAAGCTGGGCTTGCGGCAGATCCAGGGGGTCACCAGGATCACCATCCAGAAGTCCAAAAACATCCTTTTCGTCATCGCCAAGCCCGACGTCTTCAAGAGCCCGGCCTCGGACACCTACGTGGTCTTCGGAGAGGCCAAG ATTGAGGACCTGTCCCAGCAAGTGCACAGAGCCGCCGCCGAGAAGTTCAAGGTGCCCGCGGAGCCCTCTGCCCTGGTCCCTGAGTCTGCACCCGGGCCGCATGTGAGGCCATgcgaggaggaagaaggggacgaggaggaggaggag GTGGACGAGGCGGGGCTGGAGCTGCGGGACATTGAGCTGGTGATGGCGCAGGCCAATGTGTCGAGGGCCAAGGCTGTGCGGGCCCTGAGGGACAACCAGAGCGATATCGTAAACGCCATCATG GAGCTGACAATGTAG